The following are from one region of the Staphylococcus argenteus genome:
- the mnmA gene encoding tRNA 2-thiouridine(34) synthase MnmA yields the protein MSNKDIRVVVGMSGGVDSSVTAHVLKEQGYDVIGIFMKNWDDTDENGVCTATEDYNDVIEVCNQIGIPYYAVNFEKEYWDKVFTYFLDEYKKGRTPNPDVMCNKEIKFKAFLEHAMNLGADYVATGHYARIRRHEDGHVEMLRGVDNNKDQTYFLNQLSQDQLSNVMFPIGDIEKSEVRRIAEEQGLVTAKKKDSTGICFIGEKNFKTFLSQYLPAQPGDMVTLDGKKMGKHSGLMYYTIGQRHGLGIGGDGDPWFVVGKNLKDNILYVEQGFHHNALYSDYLIASDYSFVNPEDNDIDEGFECTAKFRYRQKDTKVFVKRENEHALRVTFDEPVRAITPGQAVVFYQGDVCLGGATIDDVYKNAGQLNYVV from the coding sequence GTGTCAAATAAAGATATTCGCGTTGTAGTTGGCATGTCAGGCGGTGTAGATAGTTCTGTAACGGCCCATGTTTTAAAAGAACAAGGTTATGATGTCATAGGCATATTTATGAAAAACTGGGACGACACAGATGAAAATGGTGTGTGTACTGCCACAGAAGATTACAATGATGTAATTGAAGTTTGTAATCAAATAGGTATACCATATTATGCAGTGAATTTTGAAAAAGAATACTGGGATAAAGTGTTTACGTACTTCTTAGATGAGTATAAAAAGGGACGTACACCAAATCCAGATGTGATGTGTAATAAAGAAATAAAATTCAAAGCATTTTTAGAGCATGCGATGAATTTAGGTGCGGATTATGTGGCAACAGGACATTACGCACGTATTCGTCGTCATGAAGATGGACACGTAGAAATGTTGCGAGGCGTCGATAATAATAAAGATCAAACATATTTCTTAAATCAATTATCTCAAGATCAACTTTCAAATGTAATGTTTCCAATTGGAGATATCGAAAAGAGTGAAGTACGTCGTATTGCTGAGGAACAAGGACTTGTTACTGCCAAGAAAAAAGACTCCACTGGTATTTGTTTTATCGGTGAGAAAAACTTTAAAACATTCTTGTCTCAATATTTACCGGCACAACCAGGTGATATGGTTACACTTGACGGTAAAAAAATGGGTAAACATAGTGGTTTAATGTACTATACGATTGGTCAAAGACATGGATTAGGTATCGGTGGCGACGGTGATCCTTGGTTTGTCGTTGGTAAAAATTTAAAAGACAATATTTTATATGTAGAACAAGGCTTCCATCACAATGCACTTTACAGTGATTATCTTATTGCTTCTGATTATTCGTTTGTTAATCCTGAAGATAATGATATAGACGAAGGTTTTGAATGTACTGCAAAATTTAGATATCGACAAAAAGATACTAAGGTTTTTGTAAAGCGTGAAAATGAACATGCTTTACGTGTCACTTTTGATGAACCTGTAAGAGCTATCACACCTGGACAAGCTGTTGTCTTTTATCAAGGTGATGTTTGCCTTGGCGGAGCAACGATCGATGATGTATATAAAAATGCAGGTCAACTAAATTATGTCGTATAA
- a CDS encoding cysteine desulfurase family protein encodes MEIYADYAATTPVKPEVIDAMMTIYDSHYGNPSSIHAKGRDARKYLDESRRKIGQLLGANTHEIIFTSGATESNNTAIKGIVKANEQLGNHIITSKIEHHSVLHVFEQLEREGFDVTYLDVDDTGAIDLDQLEETITDKTILVSIMFVNNEVGTVQQIYDIQDIIAETNAYFHVDAVQAIGHLDVKFDEFNIDAMSITAHKFGGPKGVGALLVKDHVTLDYPQLGGEQELKRRAGTENLAQIVGMAKALQLAEENRDSNNIHLMNLKEQFLVKLQERAIPFELNGSMTDATGHIVNLYFPFVEVETMLTLLDMAQIYVSSGSACTAGSTQPSHVLDAMFEDEERSNHSIRFSFNELTTENEINAIVAEIHKIYFKFKEES; translated from the coding sequence ATTATGGTAATCCATCTTCAATTCATGCTAAAGGTAGAGATGCACGTAAATATTTAGATGAATCAAGACGTAAAATTGGTCAATTATTAGGTGCAAATACCCATGAAATTATATTTACAAGTGGTGCAACAGAATCAAATAATACTGCAATTAAAGGCATAGTAAAGGCGAATGAACAGTTAGGGAATCATATTATTACTTCGAAAATAGAACATCATTCTGTGTTACATGTATTTGAACAACTTGAACGAGAAGGATTTGATGTAACTTATCTTGATGTAGATGATACTGGTGCGATTGACTTAGACCAACTAGAAGAAACAATTACGGATAAGACAATCTTAGTATCGATTATGTTTGTAAATAATGAAGTTGGTACAGTTCAACAAATTTATGATATTCAAGACATCATTGCTGAAACTAATGCATATTTCCATGTTGATGCAGTACAAGCAATAGGACATCTTGATGTTAAATTTGATGAATTTAATATAGATGCAATGAGTATTACTGCCCATAAATTTGGCGGTCCTAAAGGTGTAGGTGCATTGCTTGTTAAAGATCATGTAACACTAGATTATCCTCAACTTGGTGGGGAACAAGAATTAAAGCGTCGTGCAGGAACTGAAAATCTGGCACAAATAGTTGGAATGGCAAAGGCTTTACAATTAGCAGAAGAAAACAGAGATAGTAATAATATTCATTTAATGAATTTGAAAGAGCAATTTTTAGTGAAGTTGCAAGAAAGAGCCATTCCATTTGAATTAAATGGATCTATGACGGATGCAACAGGGCATATTGTAAATCTTTATTTCCCATTTGTTGAAGTAGAAACAATGTTAACTTTACTTGATATGGCACAAATTTATGTTTCATCAGGTTCAGCTTGTACAGCAGGTTCAACACAACCATCTCATGTGTTAGATGCAATGTTTGAAGATGAAGAGCGTTCAAATCATTCAATTAGATTTAGCTTTAATGAATTAACAACTGAAAACGAAATTAATGCAATTGTAGCTGAAATTCATAAAATATATTTTAAATTTAAGGAGGAGTCATAG